In Alteribacter lacisalsi, a genomic segment contains:
- a CDS encoding 3-oxoacid CoA-transferase subunit B, which produces MGMGKEIRHQMARRAAREIHAGMVVNLGIGIPTLVADYVPDTTPVMFHAENGVLGTGPSPVQGQENPFLCNAGGFPITASKGASYFDSAAAFAIIRRGKLDMTIMGALQVSENGDLANWIVPGKRVPGMGGAIELAEKAGKVIILMNHVDKEGNPKILKKCTLPLTAAGCVNLIITDMAVLEVKTEGLFLKEVFPPYTIRDVQERTEPKLVLEDAVSGT; this is translated from the coding sequence GTGGGCATGGGAAAAGAAATAAGGCACCAGATGGCCCGGCGGGCGGCAAGGGAAATTCACGCTGGGATGGTGGTGAATCTGGGAATAGGGATTCCTACGCTGGTAGCGGATTATGTGCCGGACACAACGCCGGTGATGTTTCATGCTGAGAACGGGGTTCTCGGAACTGGTCCAAGCCCTGTGCAGGGTCAGGAAAATCCCTTTCTCTGTAATGCAGGCGGCTTCCCGATTACCGCCTCAAAAGGAGCTTCCTACTTTGACAGTGCGGCTGCATTTGCCATTATTCGCAGAGGAAAGCTTGATATGACAATTATGGGTGCTCTTCAGGTAAGTGAAAACGGAGACCTTGCCAACTGGATTGTACCGGGCAAACGAGTACCTGGAATGGGCGGCGCAATCGAGCTTGCCGAAAAGGCAGGAAAAGTAATCATCCTGATGAACCATGTTGACAAGGAGGGCAATCCGAAAATCCTGAAAAAATGCACCCTGCCGCTTACTGCCGCAGGGTGTGTCAATCTGATAATTACTGATATGGCTGTGCTGGAAGTAAAGACGGAAGGTCTTTTTCTTAAAGAAGTTTTTCCTCCTTACACAATCCGGGATGTACAGGAGAGAACAGAGCCGAAGCTGGTATTGGAAGATGCTGTTTCCGGTACCTAG
- a CDS encoding CoA transferase subunit A produces MTSRVKPVDKLMTLEHALDLIETCESVMFGGFGGVGNPPTLIDGILERGITGLTLIGNDAGFPDIGIGRLISERRVKKIIASHIGSNPVAGKQMTDGDLEVEFSPQGTLAERIRAGGVGLGGVLVDTGLNNEAVTKGKKRIMIKGCPYLLETALTADVSIVYAKKADKYGNAVYDTSARNTNPLVAMAGNVTIIEAAEIVETGELNPEEVVTPGVFVDGVLKSKGVNWTWAWEKK; encoded by the coding sequence ATGACAAGCAGGGTGAAACCGGTTGATAAATTGATGACGCTTGAGCATGCTCTGGATCTTATTGAAACATGTGAATCAGTAATGTTTGGAGGGTTTGGAGGGGTAGGGAACCCTCCGACTCTGATTGACGGAATTCTTGAGCGGGGAATAACAGGACTGACACTGATTGGAAACGACGCAGGTTTTCCTGATATTGGAATCGGCAGGCTGATATCAGAGCGGAGAGTGAAAAAAATAATTGCTTCTCATATCGGTTCCAACCCAGTAGCCGGAAAGCAGATGACAGACGGGGATCTGGAAGTGGAGTTTTCCCCGCAGGGAACACTTGCAGAACGGATCCGGGCAGGCGGAGTTGGACTTGGAGGCGTCCTGGTTGACACAGGTCTTAATAACGAAGCCGTTACGAAAGGCAAGAAGCGCATTATGATTAAAGGGTGCCCCTACCTTCTGGAAACTGCACTCACTGCGGATGTTTCCATCGTTTATGCAAAAAAAGCAGATAAATATGGAAATGCTGTGTATGATACCAGTGCAAGAAATACGAATCCCCTTGTTGCCATGGCTGGTAACGTAACAATTATCGAAGCAGCTGAAATTGTGGAAACAGGTGAACTGAATCCGGAAGAAGTCGTTACGCCGGGAGTTTTTGTAGACGGGGTGTTGAAGAGTAAAGGGGTGAATTGGACGTGGGCATGGGAAAAGAAATAA
- a CDS encoding MFS transporter, which produces MQPDKRNLLIMWFANFFVAASATMVLPFLSLYIETFGHYSPDYVQRWSGFVFGITFLVAFLVSPLWGRFGDRFGRKKILLFTGYGIAISIFLMGYVDSVAELFVLRMFMGIVTGFIPTSLALISAQTDKHIAGRVLGTLQMGTVSGGLIGPLMGGAMADAFGFTYTFIITAIVISIATTMVAIGIREQRMESAMGRKDRKSMGDVLRLILRSRMLLMVMIISLVVQTANFSIQPQLALYVSSLLTIENVAFLAGLAFSVTGLGNLVATRFWGKLGDEIGHEKVLLICLVLGAVFFLPQAFVTNIWQLIILRFLFGIQIGGIIPCATAYIRRKVPLDVQGEVLGYNQSFRFLGNVTGPVLGGVIAGYYAISSIFYLSTLLFAGAAGAMWWAYRKERKERQEEAASA; this is translated from the coding sequence ATCCAGCCAGATAAACGAAATTTGCTTATTATGTGGTTTGCCAACTTTTTTGTTGCTGCAAGTGCCACCATGGTTCTCCCGTTTTTATCTTTGTATATTGAAACTTTTGGTCATTATTCGCCTGATTATGTGCAGCGGTGGTCAGGTTTTGTATTTGGAATCACTTTTCTCGTTGCCTTTCTGGTATCTCCTCTGTGGGGTCGATTCGGGGACCGCTTCGGCCGCAAGAAGATTCTGCTTTTTACAGGGTACGGCATTGCCATATCCATTTTTCTGATGGGGTATGTAGACTCAGTCGCAGAATTATTTGTTCTAAGGATGTTCATGGGGATTGTTACAGGATTTATTCCAACTTCTCTGGCGCTGATCTCTGCCCAGACCGACAAGCATATTGCCGGAAGAGTACTTGGAACGCTGCAGATGGGGACTGTCAGCGGAGGACTGATCGGACCGCTTATGGGCGGAGCTATGGCAGATGCGTTCGGGTTTACGTATACGTTTATCATCACAGCGATTGTGATTTCTATTGCAACAACGATGGTAGCTATCGGCATCCGGGAACAGAGAATGGAATCAGCCATGGGCAGGAAGGACCGCAAAAGCATGGGAGATGTGCTCCGTCTGATTCTCAGAAGCAGAATGCTGTTAATGGTTATGATTATCTCCCTTGTTGTCCAGACTGCAAACTTCAGCATTCAGCCCCAACTGGCGTTGTATGTGAGTTCACTCTTAACAATTGAGAATGTTGCATTTCTTGCAGGGCTGGCATTTTCCGTAACCGGCCTTGGCAATCTGGTCGCGACTCGTTTCTGGGGGAAACTCGGGGATGAAATCGGACATGAAAAAGTTCTGCTGATATGCCTTGTCCTTGGCGCGGTCTTTTTCCTGCCGCAGGCCTTTGTAACAAACATCTGGCAGCTTATCATCCTGCGCTTTCTCTTCGGAATTCAGATCGGAGGCATTATTCCATGCGCAACAGCGTATATTCGGAGAAAAGTACCGCTGGATGTTCAAGGAGAAGTCCTGGGGTATAATCAAAGTTTCCGATTTCTCGGAAACGTAACCGGCCCGGTGCTTGGTGGTGTTATTGCCGGCTATTATGCCATATCCTCGATTTTTTATCTTTCCACCCTGCTGTTTGCAGGAGCCGCCGGAGCAATGTGGTGGGCTTACCGGAAAGAAAGGAAGGAACGGCAGGAAGAAGCGGCTTCTGCTTAA
- a CDS encoding patatin-like phospholipase family protein has product MVQEDNIGLVLEGGGMRGMYTAGILEYFLENDWHFPYVIGVSAGACNAASYVSKQTGRNEKVTIGYCRHPDYISYKRWVTKGELFGMDLIFDRIPNKEVFFDFDTFYNSNQTFLVGTTDCETGEPVYYEKNEVGESFLNILRASSSLPFVAPVTKFKDKMLMDGGISDPIPLGRSIRDGNEKHVIVLTQQDGYLKKPLRRGRWMLRRKYRNQPGLIKAVEGRSVIYNQALSEVRKAEKEGRAFVFRPDGLMGVSRIEKREERLTSLYKHGYDHAMKRAEELEAFLSS; this is encoded by the coding sequence TTGGTACAGGAAGACAATATCGGTTTGGTTTTGGAAGGCGGCGGCATGCGCGGCATGTATACTGCAGGTATTCTGGAATATTTTCTTGAGAATGACTGGCATTTTCCGTACGTGATCGGTGTTTCTGCAGGAGCCTGTAACGCCGCTTCCTATGTTTCCAAACAAACAGGAAGAAATGAAAAAGTAACCATCGGTTACTGCAGACATCCTGACTATATTTCATATAAAAGATGGGTAACAAAAGGTGAATTGTTCGGGATGGATCTGATCTTTGACCGGATCCCCAACAAGGAAGTTTTCTTTGATTTTGATACATTTTATAATTCCAACCAGACTTTTCTGGTAGGGACTACCGATTGTGAGACCGGTGAACCGGTTTATTATGAAAAAAATGAAGTGGGTGAATCGTTTCTGAACATTCTTAGAGCATCCAGTTCACTCCCATTTGTAGCACCAGTAACGAAATTTAAGGACAAAATGCTGATGGATGGCGGTATAAGTGACCCAATTCCACTTGGCAGGTCCATCCGGGATGGTAATGAAAAGCATGTTATCGTCCTCACTCAGCAGGATGGATATCTTAAAAAGCCGCTCAGAAGAGGCAGATGGATGCTCAGGCGGAAGTACCGGAACCAGCCGGGACTAATAAAAGCTGTGGAAGGCAGGTCCGTTATTTACAATCAGGCGCTGTCAGAAGTCAGGAAAGCAGAGAAAGAAGGCAGGGCTTTCGTTTTCCGTCCCGATGGCCTGATGGGTGTTTCCCGTATAGAAAAGCGGGAAGAACGCCTCACGAGTCTCTATAAGCATGGCTATGACCATGCCATGAAAAGAGCAGAGGAACTCGAAGCATTCCTTTCATCATGA
- a CDS encoding DUF420 domain-containing protein, translating to MKAWKWINKHYIRTVIIVTIIVNALVVCLSFLPGYNGELPYAVRQLPLLNAILNSFTFIFLTGALIAIKKGNIKIHRRFIYGAFTTTLIFLLSYVTYHFLAPSTPYGGDGWLAGVYYFILITHIILAAAIVPLALMSFFSGYNDHRERHRKWVRFSMPMWLYVSFTGVAVYILISPYY from the coding sequence GTGAAAGCATGGAAATGGATTAATAAACACTATATAAGAACAGTCATTATCGTCACAATTATTGTAAATGCTCTCGTCGTCTGTCTGTCATTTCTGCCGGGCTATAACGGGGAGCTTCCTTATGCGGTACGACAGCTTCCGCTGTTAAATGCCATATTGAACAGCTTTACCTTCATTTTCCTTACAGGAGCTCTTATAGCGATTAAAAAAGGGAATATTAAGATTCACCGGCGATTTATCTACGGTGCCTTTACAACTACACTGATCTTTCTGCTTTCGTATGTGACGTACCATTTTCTCGCCCCGTCCACTCCTTATGGCGGCGATGGATGGCTTGCCGGTGTCTATTATTTTATCCTGATCACACACATCATTCTAGCTGCAGCTATCGTACCGCTGGCGCTTATGAGCTTTTTCAGCGGCTACAATGATCATCGCGAAAGGCATAGAAAATGGGTGCGGTTTTCGATGCCAATGTGGCTTTATGTGAGCTTTACCGGCGTGGCCGTCTATATTCTCATTTCCCCGTATTACTAA
- a CDS encoding MBL fold metallo-hydrolase: MKKSKQLLVASVAAGMIALTAACGTGEENSAQLQKGSGSSDEDIESSTKEDEELEESVQSDTSEASESDDTENKDGSEVESTSVLSGELTVSFLDVGQGDATLFQTEEATILIDAGRHDRSDVVEHLESLGVEEIDVLAGTHPHADHIGQMADVISSYPVHEIWMSGGEAGSQTFERTLDAILASEAAYEEPRAGDVFEVGDLLITMVHPVNLTGDLNEDSLSMNIEYGDIHFLLTGDAEHGAEAEMLERNEPLEATILKAGHHGSSTSSTPDFVRAVMSEAAIYSAGVDNQYGHPHEEVRALFSDMDISFYGTAEHGTLTVVTDGAGYDIYTEKEVIPYDGAHSEPDDTKKVESQEASNDSPADCIDLNGASADELMEIIHIGEERALALIDQRPFDSVKSLTAISGIGDARVQDIKDQGLVCSP; the protein is encoded by the coding sequence TTGAAAAAAAGCAAACAACTCCTCGTAGCCTCAGTGGCTGCAGGTATGATAGCTCTGACCGCCGCTTGCGGTACAGGTGAAGAAAACAGTGCTCAACTGCAGAAAGGTTCAGGCAGTTCTGATGAAGATATAGAAAGCAGTACCAAAGAGGACGAGGAACTCGAAGAAAGCGTTCAGTCCGACACCAGTGAAGCGTCCGAGAGTGATGATACAGAAAATAAAGACGGTTCGGAAGTGGAATCCACCTCTGTACTATCAGGTGAACTGACTGTGTCATTTTTAGATGTGGGTCAGGGGGATGCCACCCTTTTTCAGACTGAGGAAGCGACCATTTTGATTGATGCAGGCCGACATGACCGCTCCGACGTTGTGGAGCACCTTGAAAGTCTTGGCGTAGAGGAAATTGATGTTCTGGCCGGCACACACCCTCACGCAGATCATATCGGGCAGATGGCAGATGTGATAAGCAGCTACCCGGTTCATGAAATCTGGATGTCAGGTGGGGAAGCAGGCTCGCAGACGTTTGAACGGACCCTGGATGCGATTCTGGCTTCGGAAGCAGCCTATGAGGAACCGAGAGCCGGAGACGTTTTTGAAGTTGGTGACCTCCTTATTACTATGGTACATCCTGTGAATTTAACAGGAGATCTTAACGAAGATTCTCTGAGTATGAATATTGAATACGGTGACATTCATTTTCTTTTGACAGGAGATGCGGAGCATGGAGCAGAAGCGGAAATGCTTGAAAGAAATGAACCACTGGAAGCAACGATTCTGAAAGCAGGTCATCACGGATCGTCTACAAGCTCAACCCCGGACTTTGTCAGGGCAGTTATGTCTGAAGCAGCCATCTATTCTGCCGGAGTGGATAATCAGTACGGCCATCCTCACGAAGAAGTAAGAGCACTTTTTTCAGATATGGATATTTCATTCTATGGAACAGCCGAACACGGGACGCTCACCGTTGTGACAGATGGGGCTGGATACGATATTTATACTGAAAAGGAAGTCATCCCTTATGATGGCGCTCATTCCGAACCGGATGATACAAAAAAAGTTGAAAGCCAAGAAGCATCGAACGATTCACCAGCAGACTGCATCGACCTGAATGGGGCATCAGCTGATGAACTTATGGAGATTATTCATATTGGCGAAGAGCGGGCTCTTGCCCTGATTGATCAGCGCCCATTTGATTCAGTGAAGTCGTTAACAGCTATATCAGGTATTGGTGATGCCCGTGTGCAGGATATTAAAGACCAGGGGCTTGTCTGCTCACCATAG
- a CDS encoding aspartate aminotransferase family protein: MKESYLVKPFLNDDYPLAAYGKGIYLYDSEGKEYIDGSSGAVTAGIGHGVLEMAQVMKEQAEKVSFVYRSQFTNEPAEKLAAKLKEWAPGDLNWSFFVNSGSEATETALKVAIQYWQEKGKGTKTKVLSRWMSYHGITLGALSMSGHIGRRERFTPLLEDFPAVEPPYCYRCPFNRTYPDCGLHCAMELETAIRRIGADQIAAFIAEPVIGAAGGAIVPPDGYYEAVSEICKRHDILFIADEVMSGIGRCGSRFAIDHWNVTPDIIALGKGLGAGYAPIAATMISDKVMEPIFKGSGLIMSGHTYSANPQSAAVALHVLEYIETHNLVEQAKLTGVYLKQSLRQLQQKYPMIGDVRGRGMLTGVEFVSNIFNKLPFAGEVHVARTIIDRAMKKGLLVYPASAGTDGVHGDAVIIAPPLITKREEVDKLVAVFDQTVKEVQDELQIRGFFSSVG; the protein is encoded by the coding sequence ATGAAAGAAAGCTACCTGGTTAAACCCTTTTTAAATGATGATTATCCTCTGGCTGCTTACGGAAAAGGCATTTACCTTTATGATTCTGAAGGAAAAGAATACATTGACGGCTCATCAGGCGCTGTTACCGCAGGGATCGGCCACGGGGTTCTGGAGATGGCACAGGTGATGAAGGAGCAGGCCGAGAAGGTCTCCTTTGTTTACCGTTCCCAGTTTACGAATGAACCTGCTGAAAAGCTGGCAGCAAAACTCAAGGAATGGGCTCCTGGAGATTTAAATTGGTCGTTTTTTGTCAACAGCGGTTCGGAGGCGACGGAGACGGCGTTGAAAGTGGCCATTCAGTATTGGCAGGAAAAAGGAAAAGGAACGAAAACAAAAGTACTATCACGGTGGATGAGCTACCACGGCATTACGCTTGGTGCGCTCTCTATGTCCGGACATATCGGCAGAAGAGAGAGGTTCACACCGCTTCTTGAAGACTTTCCGGCTGTAGAGCCGCCGTACTGTTACAGGTGCCCATTCAACCGGACTTATCCCGATTGCGGACTTCATTGTGCAATGGAACTGGAAACCGCCATCCGCAGAATCGGTGCAGATCAAATTGCAGCTTTTATTGCTGAGCCGGTCATCGGGGCAGCCGGTGGTGCGATTGTTCCCCCGGACGGCTATTATGAAGCGGTCAGTGAGATTTGTAAACGGCATGACATTCTGTTCATTGCAGATGAGGTGATGAGCGGAATCGGCAGATGCGGTTCCCGGTTTGCCATCGACCACTGGAACGTTACCCCTGATATTATCGCTCTTGGAAAAGGACTCGGGGCAGGCTATGCCCCAATTGCAGCCACCATGATCAGTGACAAAGTAATGGAACCCATTTTTAAAGGATCGGGCCTCATTATGAGCGGACATACGTACAGTGCGAACCCGCAGTCGGCTGCTGTTGCCCTGCACGTTCTTGAATATATCGAAACGCATAACCTGGTTGAACAGGCAAAACTGACCGGAGTTTATCTCAAGCAGTCTCTTCGGCAGCTGCAGCAGAAATACCCAATGATCGGCGATGTCAGAGGGAGGGGAATGCTTACAGGGGTCGAATTTGTTTCAAATATCTTTAATAAACTGCCGTTTGCAGGCGAGGTTCATGTTGCAAGAACCATTATTGACAGAGCGATGAAAAAAGGGCTTTTGGTCTATCCGGCATCAGCAGGAACGGATGGTGTTCACGGGGATGCGGTAATCATCGCTCCGCCCCTCATCACCAAAAGAGAAGAAGTGGATAAACTCGTCGCTGTTTTTGATCAGACCGTTAAAGAAGTGCAGGATGAATTACAAATACGCGGCTTTTTCAGTTCAGTAGGGTAG
- a CDS encoding PucR family transcriptional regulator, producing MLTIKEALNLPVMARTKLIAGESGLNNPIKWVTTVEIIEDITRFQEGEFLITTGYGLGEDTVYRERLLTLIRKKKLAGMALYTGFYIEEVPYSVREAAEQTGLPLIEIPTSINFSAVTKAILEQLANRQIRLLEASLSIHKEMTKLALGNDGLQQVLEKLSKLTHSSMYVFDDMYHLSAHVSRHDDVNVQENTVYLRNEAFNLKEFMSASESNQDPFLRYTWHGFPSFLTTVMNGEFTYGYLLMIHEKNYPSEMDEVILEHVSTLIGIEFVKKHAIEEAKVRLQGELLEEILQKKDLDILNAKRRGLRLGFDLSGRQAVLFVKVTESSPVVKEQSDWGKQLYYVVSKQLQKAGVQFILLPKTDSLAALVDVNGETPAEQKKRLMDISKRINEHWSFHYSSPLTIGIGRAYEDMGLLSSSGKQAEHAVMYAGLLFTKTRIVHYDDLGFYHLLIHLQESGMAIEDYYRQYLGELTAGERHRTDLILTLETYLGQNCHIQQTASLLYVHRHTLKYRLGQIEKKTGMSFQRAEDRLNLHLAVMAYKFCHASRN from the coding sequence ATGCTTACAATTAAAGAAGCCTTAAATCTGCCTGTAATGGCTCGGACAAAGCTGATCGCCGGTGAATCAGGTCTTAATAATCCGATTAAGTGGGTCACAACCGTAGAAATTATTGAAGATATAACCCGGTTTCAGGAAGGCGAGTTTCTGATAACAACCGGTTATGGTCTCGGCGAGGATACTGTTTACAGAGAACGCCTCCTTACGCTGATCAGGAAGAAAAAGCTGGCCGGAATGGCCCTTTATACGGGCTTTTATATAGAGGAAGTTCCTTACTCTGTACGTGAAGCAGCCGAGCAGACCGGACTGCCCCTGATCGAGATTCCCACATCCATTAATTTCTCAGCTGTGACGAAGGCAATCCTTGAGCAGCTGGCCAATCGGCAGATCCGACTGCTTGAAGCATCTCTTTCCATTCATAAAGAAATGACCAAGCTGGCCCTTGGCAATGACGGTCTTCAGCAGGTTCTTGAAAAACTTAGTAAACTGACCCATTCAAGTATGTATGTCTTCGACGATATGTATCACCTTTCTGCCCATGTCAGCCGCCATGATGATGTCAATGTTCAGGAAAATACCGTCTACCTGAGGAATGAAGCCTTTAACCTGAAGGAATTCATGTCGGCATCCGAAAGTAACCAGGATCCTTTTTTACGGTATACATGGCACGGATTTCCGAGCTTTCTTACAACAGTGATGAATGGGGAATTTACTTACGGATATCTCCTGATGATTCATGAAAAAAACTATCCTTCTGAGATGGACGAAGTCATTCTTGAGCATGTCTCGACATTAATCGGGATTGAATTTGTAAAAAAGCATGCCATTGAAGAAGCCAAGGTTCGTCTTCAGGGTGAACTGCTTGAGGAAATTCTTCAGAAAAAAGACCTGGATATATTGAATGCAAAAAGGAGAGGTCTCCGGCTCGGTTTTGATCTTTCCGGAAGGCAGGCAGTATTGTTTGTGAAAGTAACCGAATCCTCGCCCGTCGTAAAAGAGCAGTCCGATTGGGGAAAACAGTTGTACTATGTTGTTTCAAAACAGCTGCAGAAAGCAGGTGTTCAGTTTATTCTTCTTCCGAAAACTGATTCCCTGGCAGCACTCGTTGACGTAAATGGCGAGACGCCGGCAGAGCAGAAAAAACGCCTCATGGACATCAGTAAACGAATAAACGAACATTGGTCGTTTCATTACAGCAGCCCCCTTACTATTGGCATTGGCAGGGCATATGAAGATATGGGTCTCCTGTCATCAAGCGGGAAACAGGCTGAACACGCGGTTATGTATGCGGGGCTTTTATTTACTAAGACAAGGATTGTCCATTACGATGATCTGGGATTTTATCACTTACTCATTCATTTACAGGAATCCGGAATGGCCATCGAAGATTATTACCGTCAATATCTCGGTGAACTGACAGCAGGCGAACGGCACCGGACAGATCTGATCCTTACGCTGGAAACCTATCTTGGCCAGAACTGTCATATTCAGCAGACTGCTTCCCTTCTGTATGTCCACCGACACACATTAAAATACCGCCTTGGCCAGATCGAAAAAAAAACAGGGATGTCCTTTCAACGTGCAGAAGACCGGCTTAACCTTCACCTCGCAGTGATGGCCTACAAGTTTTGTCATGCTTCGAGAAATTAG
- a CDS encoding S8 family peptidase, with translation MRRIIRLSAFFSLALLTVLAVWFFSENQEEDLAAEQSGLQAQMDEIFAEDVTYTVSMFLDKMEDQLLQWANHKEKERDLSDLKEEIFDHPHYQGFALVYENGEVNKVGSVTDNPQEKLTKEKKEGVWISEPFIEKGIEKLLIGTKAGSTWCIGEMDLSFVSSFINEIAMITDDNGQFFIGSSNLAVDFDPQETELPYVKKSVPGIDWDVYVHSQPTAKVKEPYKEGEVVVRLKEGVDAKKWAKERGVHILDQEDQDCVFRDYDRSTDQLLRDFSNDPNIYFIEPNFTVEKQTAYHGKRSSTGLKEKPSIVEPQEEGGAEPNDELYDPYQWNLNQITITDGWQRTSGSADIPIAIIDSGVDPEHVDLADRITDGYNAFEDNGHYHDENGHGTHVAGVAAAVTNNVEGIAGVSWDNPILAVKALDSNAEGNAFSIAEAIRWSVNNGARVINLSLGDTHDSEVMRDAVRFAYEQDVVMIAASGNESVETPMYPAAYPEVFTVAALDPDGNRAVFSNFGEHVDVSAPGEHIPSTYVNNEYVAMSGTSMAAPHVAGLAGLILSINPELTNEEVYQIIRNSCDDIGDPGVDAYTGHGVINVTTALSLAAGE, from the coding sequence ATGAGACGAATAATTCGATTATCTGCATTTTTCTCCCTCGCTCTTCTTACTGTACTGGCAGTTTGGTTTTTTTCCGAGAATCAGGAAGAGGACCTGGCAGCGGAGCAGTCCGGATTGCAGGCACAGATGGATGAAATTTTTGCAGAGGACGTTACGTACACGGTCAGTATGTTTCTGGATAAAATGGAGGACCAGCTTCTGCAGTGGGCTAACCATAAAGAGAAGGAAAGAGACTTGTCAGATCTGAAGGAAGAAATATTTGACCATCCTCACTATCAGGGATTTGCGCTCGTTTACGAAAATGGGGAAGTGAATAAAGTCGGCAGCGTGACGGACAATCCGCAGGAAAAACTGACAAAAGAAAAGAAGGAAGGCGTCTGGATATCTGAACCGTTTATCGAAAAAGGAATTGAGAAACTCCTGATCGGTACAAAAGCCGGCAGTACATGGTGTATTGGAGAAATGGATCTTTCCTTTGTAAGTTCATTCATTAATGAAATTGCCATGATCACAGATGACAACGGGCAGTTTTTTATTGGTTCGAGTAATCTGGCTGTTGATTTTGACCCTCAGGAGACAGAACTTCCCTATGTTAAAAAGTCTGTTCCGGGGATCGACTGGGATGTTTATGTCCACAGTCAGCCGACAGCGAAGGTAAAAGAACCATACAAAGAAGGGGAAGTGGTTGTTCGTCTGAAAGAGGGCGTGGATGCGAAGAAATGGGCAAAGGAACGTGGTGTCCATATTCTTGATCAGGAAGACCAGGATTGTGTTTTCAGGGATTATGATCGATCAACGGATCAGCTTTTGCGTGACTTTTCCAATGATCCGAACATTTATTTCATCGAACCGAATTTCACCGTGGAAAAACAGACGGCGTATCATGGAAAACGATCTTCTACAGGTCTGAAGGAGAAGCCGAGTATCGTTGAGCCCCAGGAGGAAGGAGGGGCGGAGCCAAACGATGAACTTTACGACCCATATCAGTGGAATCTGAATCAGATTACAATAACAGACGGATGGCAAAGGACATCGGGAAGTGCAGATATCCCTATCGCCATTATTGACAGTGGTGTTGACCCCGAACATGTAGATCTGGCCGACAGAATCACTGATGGCTATAACGCCTTTGAAGATAATGGACACTATCATGATGAAAATGGCCATGGCACCCACGTGGCTGGTGTGGCTGCTGCCGTCACAAACAACGTGGAGGGCATAGCAGGAGTATCATGGGACAATCCGATTCTCGCAGTAAAAGCACTGGATTCGAATGCAGAGGGAAATGCTTTCTCCATCGCAGAGGCGATTCGCTGGTCCGTTAATAATGGAGCCAGGGTTATAAACCTGAGCCTCGGAGACACGCATGATTCGGAAGTCATGAGGGATGCTGTACGTTTTGCCTATGAACAGGACGTGGTTATGATCGCTGCCAGTGGAAATGAAAGCGTGGAAACACCAATGTATCCAGCTGCATATCCGGAGGTATTCACCGTTGCTGCACTAGATCCGGACGGAAACCGTGCCGTGTTTTCCAATTTCGGGGAACATGTGGATGTTTCAGCACCAGGCGAACATATTCCAAGTACGTATGTGAACAATGAATATGTCGCTATGAGCGGAACGTCAATGGCGGCTCCGCACGTTGCGGGACTGGCAGGGCTGATCTTAAGTATCAACCCGGAACTGACAAATGAAGAGGTTTACCAAATTATAAGAAACTCTTGTGATGACATCGGCGATCCAGGTGTGGATGCCTACACGGGGCACGGGGTGATTAATGTAACAACCGCTTTGTCTCTCGCTGCAGGTGAATAG
- the yppF gene encoding YppF family protein has product MTLAGLIDRYCSQTGQPPIQADDLYDFMTALYVTQKLGGSNYKELLQELEARGAHKPLYTDNALSELSVSS; this is encoded by the coding sequence ATGACACTTGCCGGTTTAATTGATCGTTACTGTTCCCAGACAGGTCAGCCGCCAATACAGGCTGATGATCTTTACGACTTCATGACTGCTCTTTACGTGACGCAGAAACTGGGTGGCTCCAATTACAAAGAACTTCTTCAGGAATTGGAGGCCCGCGGAGCACATAAACCTCTTTATACAGACAATGCACTTAGTGAATTGAGCGTATCTTCATAG
- a CDS encoding aspartyl-phosphate phosphatase Spo0E family protein produces the protein MITAVHSNTIEEKRKELLHIAQNCGFNAAETLLCSEELDEMIIKFQQQRGVNKPRQEKMAPTW, from the coding sequence TTGATTACAGCAGTTCACAGTAACACGATAGAGGAAAAAAGAAAGGAGCTGCTTCACATTGCACAAAACTGCGGCTTCAATGCTGCCGAAACGCTCCTGTGCTCAGAAGAGCTTGATGAAATGATTATTAAATTTCAGCAGCAAAGAGGCGTGAACAAACCCCGGCAAGAAAAAATGGCCCCCACTTGGTGA